The Micromonas commoda chromosome 1, complete sequence region CTGCTGCCGTGCGTAAAACCATGCTtccgtcgtcgagcggggTGAGACACCCCGTGCCATACAAGATCTACAAGTGTTCGCGCCTCACATTTTTCCAGAATAACTATTTCAAAACACCTTGAGACAGGATGAAAAAGAGTCCAGGAAAGATTGGGAAAATCCCCAGGTCATCGGACGTCGAAAACGGTGCGCAAATGCTTCAGAACGAATATTTCTGGCGCGAAGCAGTAAAGCAGCGCTGATCATCACGAGGTTTACAGGTCGGGCCACGTGCCCATGTATTCGTTTCCCGACGTTCAGGCCGCCCTGCGCTTCTGGGCTGCTGGTGGTTCGTGGAGAGCACGTGGGAAACTTCCGAACGTGATGCTCCTTAACGGCTCATGGGATTTCATTCTAGTCTCAAAACCAGAACACACGCCGCACGGATTCCATGAGAGTGATTTTCATGATGAAACATGGAGTGAGATAACTGTGCCTTCAAATTGGGAATGTGAAGGTTTTGACCGTCCCATATACACCAACGTGATTTACCCTTTTCCTATCAACCCACCATACGCGAACCGACGCGGCGTATGGACAGCAAAACAAAAACCTCACGGCAGCGAGACTGGCGGCGAACTGAGTCATTTATCAGGATGGAAATGGAATCCGGACGTCAACGATCAAAATGAACTAGAAAATCCAACCGGTTGCTATCGACGAATATTCAAAGTGCCTGAAAATTGGACTTCAGAAGGTCGTCGCACATTCCTTCTCTTTGAAGGTGTTGACTCCGCTTTTTATTGCTGGTTGAATGGTCGAGCCATTGGGTATTCTCAAGATAGTCGTTTGCCCGCAGAGTTCGAGGTTACTGATTACCTGCTCTCGGGCAGGAATGTTCTTGCAGTCCAGGTAATGCGTTGGTGTGATGGCAGCTATCTCGAGGATCAAGACCATTGGTGGTTGAGCGGCATCTATCGAGACGTTATCCTTTACGTCAAGGAAGCAATATTCATAGCAGACTACAACGTTTACACAGAAATTCCTGACAGTGCTCGGGATGAAGCATCAGTCAGTGTTGATGTTTTTGTCCATGAAGCGGTATCTTTAGATATAGATTTACCATCTGATGTAGTTGTCGAAGCCATGTTGTTTGATACGAACGGACAACACGTGACTGGGCTTGCGTCATCTGTGGATGATATGATGCTCTGTGGCAATGCAGAAGTCCACGGGCAGCCCTCTGATAAATTATCGCCATACTTCACCCGAAAAGTGTCCCTTACATTTTCAATTCCTAACGCAAGGTTGTGGTCTGCTGAAACTCCATATCTCTACACACTCGTGCTTCGCACATCTATATTAGCGTGTCGCCAGCACAGCAACGCGACGAGTTGTGTTTTGGACGTGCGGTCTGATGTTGAAGCATGCCGAGTGGGCATTCGCATTGTTGATATTCATAACAGACGGCTGCGGATAAATCGCGTCCCTGTCATTATTCAAGGTGTGAATCGTCATGAACATTGTCCAAAGAGAGGAAAGTCTGTATCTGAAGAATCCATGATTGAAGACATTGTTCTCATGAAAATGTACAATTTTAACGCAGTGCGTACAAGCCATTATCCCAATCATCCTAGATTTTATGATTTGTGTGATGAATATGGCCTCTACGTGTGCGATGAGGCTAACATCGAGACACACGGATTCCATGCTGGCATGCATCCCACACCATACTTGTCGAATGATCCAGCATGGCGCGATGCTTATGTTTCGCGGATGGCCCGCATGATCCAGCGCGATCGGAACCACTCATCAATCATCATGTGGTCCCTTGGAAATGAGGCTGGTTGCGGAGGGGCTCACATTTCAATGGCTAATTGGGCCCGCGTCCATGATCCAACTCGCCCGTTGCACTATGAGTCAGGCGGTTCACGGACGACTTGCACAGATATAATATGCCCAATGTATGCTCGAGTACAAACTTGTGAACACATGCTACATGAAGACGTACTTGATACTCGACCTATAATTCTTTGCGAATATAGTCATGCGATGGGCAATAGCAATGGCAGTGCTGATCTTTACTGGGAATGCTTCAGGAGAGAGGGTCCGATCCAAGGCGGGTTTGTATGGGATTGGGTTGATCAGGGTCTTGATGCAGTCGCTCTGAACGGTGTGCAATACTGGGCGTATGGCGGTGACTTTGGTGACGTTCCAAATGATGCTCAATTCTGCATTAATGGTCTTGTTTTCCCAGACCGGACTCCGCATCCTGCTTTGCAAGAGTTCAAACACTTAATGAGGCCTGTGACGTTTTCTATCACAGGATTAGATTCCCTGGGCACACCTGACTCTCATCTCGAGACATGGTCAAGGAGTAATCCACGAATCCAGGTGCGGAGCTGGTTGAACTTTTCTACTCTCCATGATACTGCCACCTCCTGGAGAATTATTTCGGACAGTGGAATATGCCTGGCCTCTGGTCACTTATCACTCGATGACCTTCGACCAGGTACGACAAGAAATTTTGCATGGCACGCGCATCTCCCTGACCTCGTGCGACTCCAACGTTTGACTTCACGTTGTGACTCTCGCATTGCTTCCATGCGCCGATGGTTCCTTGAATTCAGAACCTGCATGAGCGCAGCTAAGCCTTGGTGTGAAGTTGGGCACGAGGTTGCATGCACCCAACTTGAACTTCCGGTACCATGGGATGGGGCTCATTCTGTGATGAATGATTTACATGAATCATTCCAAGTGTCGCCAAAAGCCATCCGTGTGCTCGATAGCAAGGATGACATACTTCATGTGCAGTGC contains the following coding sequences:
- a CDS encoding glycoside hydrolase family 2 protein (related to b-galactosidases), which produces MYSFPDVQAALRFWAAGGSWRARGKLPNVMLLNGSWDFILVSKPEHTPHGFHESDFHDETWSEITVPSNWECEGFDRPIYTNVIYPFPINPPYANRRGVWTAKQKPHGSETGGELSHLSGWKWNPDVNDQNELENPTGCYRRIFKVPENWTSEGRRTFLLFEGVDSAFYCWLNGRAIGYSQDSRLPAEFEVTDYLLSGRNVLAVQVMRWCDGSYLEDQDHWWLSGIYRDVILYVKEAIFIADYNVYTEIPDSARDEASVSVDVFVHEAVSLDIDLPSDVVVEAMLFDTNGQHVTGLASSVDDMMLCGNAEVHGQPSDKLSPYFTRKVSLTFSIPNARLWSAETPYLYTLVLRTSILACRQHSNATSCVLDVRSDVEACRVGIRIVDIHNRRLRINRVPVIIQGVNRHEHCPKRGKSVSEESMIEDIVLMKMYNFNAVRTSHYPNHPRFYDLCDEYGLYVCDEANIETHGFHAGMHPTPYLSNDPAWRDAYVSRMARMIQRDRNHSSIIMWSLGNEAGCGGAHISMANWARVHDPTRPLHYESGGSRTTCTDIICPMYARVQTCEHMLHEDVLDTRPIILCEYSHAMGNSNGSADLYWECFRREGPIQGGFVWDWVDQGL